GTTAAATTCATGTATGTCTTACTGTATAGTGCCATGAGCTTCAGCACTTTCCTTCATAATATTTCCATCTAGGactgcttgttttgtcatcaatTCCACCTTCTCAGTTTCATGCTTCTTTACACCAtctataaaagaaaatgcaaatatacCATGTATGCAGAAGAGTAAGGTCAGGGCacaggacctgggggtgtttttcttcctgctttattGGAAGAAGTTCCTTCTGTAATATCCCTTAATTTGTCTGTAGTTAGAAACCTCTTTAAGGCCATAATCCCCTAAGGGGGGAGTGTCAAAAAACTCACCTGAAGGCAGCATAAAGGTAATCTTGCTAGTGGTAGGCTTTTTGTCATCCTTTTGATTAGGTATAGAGCAACGAtacctgcaaaaataaaaattattacaaGCTTCAAATAATGTTAAATTACTTTAACTTATAACTTGTTTTACAGGCAACTGTGTGAAATTTTAGAATATGAGAAAGATGAGAAGCTCTGATTGTAGCAACTATTTGTTAGGATTTCTTATTCTGAGCATAGAACTaaagaaaattactgaaaatgtttgtgtcatttcattgttattttctgGCAGTTCTTCATGAGCGGGTTGTGTGCCAGGAAGAgctatttaatattattaatactGAATTGTGTGTATTTTCAGAGTTAGAAGCAGTAGATCTGACTCCCCTGTCTGTAATCTTATGCAACTCTGTGAGGTTGCTGGACTAAAAACCCgtgttttctgcagaaatgaGTAAGGGAGGCAGTGTCCACTGAAAGATGTCAGAACAGTGTGCCTGCTTTAGTTCAGATATCCATGCAGAGTGCAGTGTTTTGCCCTTTCCTTATCCTCTGTTGTTGATGGAGGTGTAGCTGCCTCATTCAAGTCTACATTTCATTACTGGTGTTTGTGTACCAGGGATAGGGGCAGGCACAACGAGTTGGAAGATGTCCCAAGAAGACTTATTCTTAAGCAGCATCCTAACGTGTAGGCTCTCCAAATGTGTGACCTCACAGACTTGGAATGGCACCGAGTGACATGAATTCAGCATGCATATGGGCATCTATCACGGGACGAGATGTGAATTCCTCTCCAGGAACTTCACACACATGGACTTCCTTCATCTCTGCTGTGAGACAAATGGAACCTGTGTCAAGCAGCTGATGTGATACAAAGCCTATGTTAACATGCAGTGCCTTGGGTGAGGATGCAGGAAGCTTGCTACTAGCTGCAACATGCTGCTGGCATCCAGATAGTATGGAATTGGTAAAGCTGAGTTACAATGAAAACCTTTCTAAGGACTTTATGCTgtaattttttaatgattgGTTCATGTATTTACAGTTCTGATGGTTAGTTCAATGAGAAATTCTGAAATGGAAGATAAATCTGTGTACTTTGTCTAATCAACAAGTACCTGCTCTCTTCCTGTTCAAGGAGACTGCGGTACGTTGCTATTTCCTCCTCGAGTTTCATCCTAGTGTTCAGGAGAATTTCATGCTCTCGAAGCTGCTTCTCAATACCTCTTCTCACTTCCTGTAGCTCTTTCTCTAAACATTCAATCTCAGCTTCTAAATTCTGTAGTTGCATGTGGTACTGCTGCTCTGTGGCACGCAATGAACGCTCCAAACCCTTTTCCTGTTAAATTTAACTCATATTTTAAGATTTGAAAAGTGTGCCTGTAAGGATGCTATATACACTTTTCTTTAACAATCAGACCATGTATTTTTATATCAGTTCTTTTAAGAATATTCTTTAGGATCAAGGGTATAGTTTTTACGGTAAAACTTTTGCTGAGATATTTTCcagtaacattttaaataatttaagatagaataaaacaaaatagccACCTGTTGTACCACCAGTTCACTATCACTGATTCTGCAGATCGCTGGTTTTACCTGTATGGTTAGAATGATAGCCAGCTAAGTACAGCATGAAAACTGAGTGCTCTGTTGTCTTAAATATATTACAGAACTCAGGACATGGCTGATGTATTCTGTCACAAATCCATTGATGAATTTGGTCCACCCATTCAGAAAAAGTTTTTACAGTAAACCTGATCAGAGTTTGCTAGGCAGAATAATTGGGACTGTGGTGGGGGAATACCATGCAAAAACATGCTTGGCAGAAGTGGAAATATGAATTGTGTTACCCATCAAATGACAGATTTTGAATCAAGATGCACGGTGCTCTAAAACGTGAGCAGTTGACTTGGTTGTTGCTTGTGGGGTAGTGATCGGTGTGACAAACTGAAAACCCCCAGCAAAGCTCtgccttttgtgtttgttgtatTTCTGCTGGACGGTGAATGTTTCTTCCATAAACTGGTTTGTGAATAGTTTACATCAAGAAAGATAGTTGTTTTTTCCAGGTGATTTTGACTATCATTTTATGATTCTTACCACAGCATGGAGAGATTCAATTTCGATCTGCATATGGTGCCACTGCCGCCTGGCTTCACAGAGTTCTGCTCTGGCTGCCTTTAACGCTTCTGCATCTTTGTCCATTCTTTTAACTGTAGCTGCTTCTAGCTACaggggatatatatatatatatatatacttatatatatatatttatatacatatatgtatacacaaaaaagaagataatttaaaaatattaaaatgaaatagacAGAAGTCTCtaactgggatttttttttttaagattcacATACATTTGTTAGAGCTAACAGTGATGAGTTGATATTTTATGTACCATGTAGTGCAGAAGTCCATATACTGCTGTGCTTGGTGGGAGGTAGCTGGATAAATCTTGAACCCTAACTTTTTGTTGTAGAAATATGCCAGTACAAATTAACCATTTGTGTTTAGACCTCATCCTCCTCTAGAGTAAGTGCACTTAACTTTGTGGCAGTTAGTTAAAGGAACTGCAGTCAGTTCTTGCAAACAGTTCCATGTTTGAATGACATTCTTtggttttaatgtatttttggtTTCAAGGAACAGCTTTATAGAAAGGGAATGCTTTTGATTGCTTGCTTGGGTGCATTCCAGTTGACAATAGCTGTAATTATGGTTTTGCCTAATGTAGTCATTGACTAGATTTCAGATTGTTCTGGAGCAAGCACCTCCATTCATTCAAATATCCAAATCTACAACTTTTCGTTGTCCTAGGCTTAATCTTAATCTAAAACGTTGTTTGGGATAATTTGTCATCCTTAGGCCTGAAAGTtgttctaaaaacaaacaaacaaaaaaaagtgaatagtCAACCAAGCACTGTGTTGTGTTTACAggtaaatgtgttttgttttttttttttcctattacaaataatttttttaaccAACCCTGAGCATATGTGGGGTCATTTTAGATTTGAACTCATCTTTGAATTCGATTGTATGTTACTGCGTATGTTACTTCTAGAATAATTATTTATCTTATGGAAGTTATTTTTCCTCTACAGTTTTGAGTTTTACTGCAAGTGGTGAAGGTGCCATAAGCACTTGAAACTCTGCATACTCTTTTGCCTATTTTAGACCTTTACATAGGTTCTCACGATGCCGTCAACtctaagaaaataaactttaattCAGGTGTTACAAAGCAAGTAAAATAAGATCaattcccccctccctccttagTATACTAACCTACTGTAATTTTGTCATGACATCATTGTGGTGGGAACTCTAGATTTGACTAATCCACAAGTGAGTTCTCAGTAATCTTTGGCTATCCTTTTGTGCCTGGGTACTGCAGAGTTTATGTGATGAGACCGTATCGGTCCACGTTGGCTGCTGTGTGCCAAACACCACCACAGACACGGTTTAACCATCTGGTTTATAGTTGCCACGGGATTAGGGTGTAGATCAGACAGATTACAGCAGTAATCTGGcctgtggttaaaaaaaaaaaaaaacacaaacaaacaaaaaccaatacaaacaaacaaaaccctccaGAATTTCTGCAGTGCCTAAAAACAACAGGGTGATATAATACCTAATTTTCAGCCTGAATTTCTTGGCATTTGATGGCTGTaaattgtttttccattttatttcaaagttcAGTTAGGTTTTAGAGATGCTTTATGTGTAAATCTAAAACAGTAGCATTATGTGTTTATAGCATTTAATAAATCTGTATGAAAGAACAAATTATATTTGCTAAAAGTATGACAGCTTTACTGTGAACAACGTAAAACAGTTCCTGAAAAggtgctgttttctttaatatagGTGCTAAAAACTGTAAAGCTTTCTTTATATACATGGCTTCTTTACATCGCCTTTGATTTTCAAGATTCTCAGTTCCTGTGGGATAACTGAAAGGTGCTAGAGGTTACTGTGTTACTGCATATGTCGTCATTTTTAAATCCCAGCAATATCACTGTTGCAGGTACAGAAAAGCATCCGGATGAATTACACAGCACTCCTTTAGTGTGAATTTCATACCCTAAACAAAACCTTTTCCGTATCTTCTAGTTCAAATCTTACTGCAGTAAAATCAAAATCCCTTCCCCAAAAATATGCTGCATCGAAAAGGAAATACTGTACCTCATAGAGGCCGAGGGAGGAATTGTACAGACAAGGCTTGTCTCCTTACTCTGGAAGGTGTATGTCTGCATGAAGTCATTACCTGGGTCCTTGCTGAGATGATGGTCTTTATCTGATTTCTGGTGATGAGCATTTCATACTTTGCCCTGATCTCACGGAGGAGCTGGGACAGTTCCATTCCCCTCCCATCCTCCACCTTGGCTGCCCGAACCTTATTGATAGGGTGAGGcggctgctgcagagccttccctgcctgcagtgAGACGAGGAGGAAAGTACAGGCAAATTTTAAAGCTGCAGAGCTTTATTTCTGAGGAAGCCCTTGAAGATCGGGGGCTTTCAGTCCTTTCTGAAGACGTTTAATAATGCAAAGATGTCGCTTCTGCAGCAGTGAAATGATGATACCTAAATTATGTACTGAAATGAATTCATACAGTGTCCTTATGCTTTTGTTGCATGGTAAAGTAGTTTTTTTATAATGCCAAAAACTGTGAGGTTAAGAGATACAAAACAAAGGACAGAATCGCAGCTGCACAGAATGAGAGTGCAGTCGcacagggaaagggaaggggacagCTTCCCAGCAGGACCCCTgcgctggcagcagcactgctgaaacGTGCCTTCGCCAGGCGGTTGTGAAGCATCGGCACCAGATATCTGGGGATGACGCAGAATTTCCCTCCTTGAAGGCTCACTGAGGCAAAGCGTGGCTgacctgctgtgctgctgggcatTGTCCTGCTTTAAGAAGGAGCTGGGCTCCTGGCATCCTCTCACCCGacacttctgtatttctgtgggCAGGAACACAGGAGGGACAGAAGCCAGCGCCGCTAGTGGCATGGAATGCTTTCACACCTTGTGGCAAGGGGGCTTTGGCTCCCTTTCTGCAGAGCACTAAGAAATTCTGGTGAATGAATACCTCAAACGTAGCTAACTGCTGTCAGAAAAGGTGTGTGTTTGTCTCTGAAGGGGTTTACAGTACCTCTGCCTTGTGTCAGGGGGCTCAGTTCACAGAATGGTCAGATGTTGTTGGCTCCTCATGCCTTTCCTCAGAGCTACGGGAGAGGTAGAAAGCAAAGGTTGTCTGATGTTCTGTAATCCCTACAAATAATTCTCCATTTCCTGGCTTATTTTAACTGCTCTGTACTGACAATCGCAATGATCTTGTCTACTAAGTATTGCTCTTACcaatt
This portion of the Anas platyrhynchos isolate ZD024472 breed Pekin duck chromosome 28, IASCAAS_PekinDuck_T2T, whole genome shotgun sequence genome encodes:
- the KRT222 gene encoding keratin-like protein KRT222 isoform X1 — translated: MELSQLLREIRAKYEMLITRNQIKTIISARTQLEAATVKRMDKDAEALKAARAELCEARRQWHHMQIEIESLHAVEKGLERSLRATEQQYHMQLQNLEAEIECLEKELQEVRRGIEKQLREHEILLNTRMKLEEEIATYRSLLEQEESRYRCSIPNQKDDKKPTTSKITFMLPSDGVKKHETEKVELMTKQAVLDGNIMKESAEAHGTIQTEKVDEVIKEWEGSFFKDNPRLRKKSVSLRFDLHLAATDEGCLHTKQKTLPDIEVRLVMRRSCSIPSIKP
- the KRT222 gene encoding keratin-like protein KRT222 isoform X2, whose protein sequence is MDKDAEALKAARAELCEARRQWHHMQIEIESLHAVEKGLERSLRATEQQYHMQLQNLEAEIECLEKELQEVRRGIEKQLREHEILLNTRMKLEEEIATYRSLLEQEESRYRCSIPNQKDDKKPTTSKITFMLPSDGVKKHETEKVELMTKQAVLDGNIMKESAEAHGTIQTEKVDEVIKEWEGSFFKDNPRLRKKSVSLRFDLHLAATDEGCLHTKQKTLPDIEVRLVMRRSCSIPSIKP
- the KRT222 gene encoding keratin-like protein KRT222 isoform X3 produces the protein MELSQLLREIRAKYEMLITRNQIKTIISARTQEKGLERSLRATEQQYHMQLQNLEAEIECLEKELQEVRRGIEKQLREHEILLNTRMKLEEEIATYRSLLEQEESRYRCSIPNQKDDKKPTTSKITFMLPSDGVKKHETEKVELMTKQAVLDGNIMKESAEAHGTIQTEKVDEVIKEWEGSFFKDNPRLRKKSVSLRFDLHLAATDEGCLHTKQKTLPDIEVRLVMRRSCSIPSIKP